One part of the Ursus arctos isolate Adak ecotype North America unplaced genomic scaffold, UrsArc2.0 scaffold_14, whole genome shotgun sequence genome encodes these proteins:
- the BRPF1 gene encoding peregrin isoform X2 has protein sequence MGVDFDVKTFCHNLRATKPPYECPVETCRKVYKSYSGIEYHLYHYDHDNPPPPQQTPLRKHKKKGRQSRPANKQSPSPSEVSQSPGREVMSYAQAQRMVEVDLHGRVHRISIFDNLDVVSEDEEAPEEAPENGSNKENTETPAATPKSGKHKNKEKRKDSNHHHHHNASVSTTPKLPEVVYRELEQDTPDAPPRPTSYYRYIEKSAEELDEEVEYDMDEEDYIWLDIMNERRKTEGVSPIPQEIFEYLMDRLEKESYFESHNKGDPNALVDEDAVCCICNDGECQNSNVILFCDMCNLAVHQECYGVPYIPEGQWLCRRCLQSPSRAVDCALCPNKGGAFKQTDDGRWAHVVCALWIPEVCFANTVFLEPIDSIEHIPPARWKLTCYICKQRGSGACIQCHKANCYTAFHVTCAQQAGLYMKMEPVRETGANGTSFSVRKTAYCDIHTPPGSARRLPALSHSEGEEDEEEEEDEGKSWSSEKVKKAKAKSRIKMKKARKILAEKRAAAPVVSVPCIPPHRLSKITNRLTIQRKSQFMQRLHSYWTLKRQSRNGVPLLRRLQTHLQSQRNCDQVGRDSEDKNWALKEQLKSWQRLRHDLERARLLVELIRKREKLKRETIKVQQIAMEMQLTPFLILLRKTLEQLQEKDTGNIFSEPVPLSEVPDYLDHIKKPMDFFTMKQNLEAYRYLNFDDFEEDFNLIVSNCLKYNAKDTIFYRAAVRLREQGGAVLRQARRQAEKMGIDFETGMHIPHSLAGDEAPQHTEDAEEERLVLLENQKHLPVEEQLKLLLERLDEVNASKQSVGRSRRAKMIKKEMTALRRKLAHQRETGRDGPERHGPTSRGSLTPHPASCDKDGQTDSAAEESSSQETSKGLGPNMSSTPAHEVGRRTSVLFSKKNPKTAGPPKRPGRPPKNRESQMTPSHGGSPVGPPQLPIMGSLRQRKRGRSPRPSSSSDSDSDKSTEDPPMDLPANGFSGGNQPVKKSFLVYRNDCSLPRSSSDSESSSSSSSSAASDRTSTTPSKQGRGKPSFSRGTFPEDSSEDTSGTENEAYSVGTGRGVGHSSKYPHLRRGMPGAQCQGLASPLAADLPPLSHSCEVVRKSLGRGAGWLSEDEDSPLDALDLVWAKCRGYPSYPALIIDPKMPREGMFHHGVPIPVPPLEVLKLGEQMTQEAREHLYLVLFFDNKRTWQWLPRTKLVPLGVNQDLDKEKMLEGRKSNIRKSVQIAYHRALQHRSKVQGEQSSETSDSD, from the exons ATGGGGGTGGACTTTGATGTGAAGACTTTCTGCCACAACTTGCGGGCAACTAAGCCACCGTATGAGTGCCCTGTGGAGACCTGCCGCAAGGTCTACAAGAGTTACAGTGGTATTGAGTACCACCTATATCACTATGACCACGACAACCCACCACCCCCGCAGCAGACTCCACTCCGCAAGCACAAGAAGAAGGGGCGCCAATCACGCCCAGCCAACAAGCAGTCGCCCAGCCCCTCAGAGGTATCCCAGTCACCGGGCCGTGAGGTGATGAGCTACGCACAGGCCCAACGCATGGTGGAGGTGGACCTGCACGGCCGTGTCCACCGCATCAGCATTTTTGACAACTTGGATGTGGTGTCAGAGGATGAGGAGGCCCCTGAGGAGGCTCCTGAGAATGGCAGCAACAAGGAGAACACTGAAACACCAGCCGCTACTCCCAAGTCAGGCAAGCATAAGAACAAGGAGAAGCGCAAGGACTccaaccatcaccatcaccataatGCTTCTGTGAGCACCACTCCCAAGCTACCAGAGGTGGTATACCGAGAGTTGGAGCAGGACACCCCTGATGCCCCACCCCGGCCAACTTCCTATTACCG GTACATTGAGAAGTCGGCAGAGGAGCTGGACGAGGAAGTAGAGTATGACATGGACGAAGAGGACTACATCTGGTTGGATATCATGAATGAGCGGCGGAAGACAGAGGGTGTGAGTCCCATCCCACAGGAGATCTTTGAGTACTTAATGGACCGTCTGGAAAAGGAGTCCTACTTTGAAAGCCACAATAAAGGTGACCCCAATGCACTAGTGGACGAGGATGCCGTGTGCTGTATCTGTAATGATGGTGAGTGCCAGAACAGCAATGTCATCCTGTTCTGTGACATGTGCAACTTGGCTGTGCACCAGGAGTGCTATGGTGTCCCCTACATCCCTGAGGGCCAGTGGCTGTGCCGCCGCTGCCTACAGTCACCCTCCCGCGCTGTGGATTGTGCCCTGTGCCCCAACAAGGGTGGTGCCTTCAAGCAGACAGATGATGGGCGCTGGGCCCATGTGGTGTGTGCCCTGTGGATCCCTGAAGTCTGCTTCGCCAACACAGTCTTCCTGGAGCCTATCGACAGCATTGAGCACATCCCGCCAGCTCGCTGGAAGCTGACCTGCTATATTTGCAAACAGCGGGGCTCAGGGGCCTGCATCCAGTGCCACAAGGCCAACTGCTACACAGCCTTCCACGTGACATGTGCCCAGCAGGCTGGCCTTTACATGAAGATGGAGCCTGTGCGGGAGACAGGTGCCAACGGCACCTCTTTCAGTGTCCGCAAGACAGCCTACTGTGACATCCACACACCCCCAGGTTCGGCACGCCGCTTGCCTGCCCTATCCCACAGTGAGggtgaggaggatgaggaggaggaggaggatgagggtAAGAGTTGGAGCTCAGAGAAGGTCAAGAAGGCAAAGGCCAAGTCCCGGATCAAGATGAAGAAGGCACGGAAGATCCTGGCAGAGAAGCGAGCAGCAGCTCCTGTGGTGTCGGTGCCTTGCATCCCACCACACAG GCTCAGTAAAATCACCAACCGCCTGACCATCCAAAGGAAGAGCCAGTTCATGCAGAGGTTACACAGCTACTGGACGCTGAAACGGCAGTCCCGAAATGGAGTCCCACTGCTACGTCGCCTACAGACACACCTGCAGTCTCAGAGGAATTGTGACCAAGTCGGG AGAGATTCTGAGGATAAGAACTGGGCCCTCAAAGAACAGCTCAAGTCCTGGCAACGGCTCCGGCACGACCTAGAACGAGCTCGGCTGCTGGTGGAGCTTATCCGCAAGCGGGAGAAGCTCAAAAGGGAGACG ATCAAGGTCCAGCAGATCGCCATGGAGATGCAGCTGACCCCTTTCCTCATCCTCCTTCGCAAAACCTTGGAGCAGCTCCAAGAAAAGGACACAGGCAACATCTTCAGCGAGCCGGTCCCTCTGTCTGAG GTACCTGACTACCTAGACCACATCAAAAAGCCCATGGACTTTTTCACCATGAAGCAGAACTTGGAGGCTTACCGCTACCTGAACTTTGATGATTTTGAGGAGGACTTCAACCTTATCGTCAGCAACTGCCTCAAGTATAACGCCAAGGATACCATCTTCTACCGGGCAGCAGTGCGGCTCCGTGAACAGGGTGGCGCTGTGCTCCGCCAGGCCCGGCGCCAGGCAGAAAAAATGGGCATTGACTTTGAGACGGGCATGCATATCCCCCACAGCCTGGCtggagatgaagccccacaaCACACTGAAGATG CAGAGGAAGAGCGGCTGGTCCTGCTGGAGAACCAGAAGCATCTGCCAGTGGAAGAGCAGCTAAAGTTGTTGCTGGAGCGGCTGGATGAGGTGAATGCCAGCAAGCAGAGCGTGGGCCGTTCACGGCGTGCAAAGATGATCAAGAAAGAGATGACGGCACTGCGGCGAAAGCTTGCCCACCAGAGGGAAACTGGAAGGGATGGGCCTGAGCGGCACGGCCCCACGAGCCGGGGCAGTCTGACACCTCACCCGGCATCCTGTGACAAGGATGGGCAGACAGACAGTGCCGCCGAGGAGAGCAGCAGCCAGGAGACAAGCAAAG gCCTGGGTCCCAACATGTCCTCAACCCCCGCACATGAGGTGGGCAGGAGAACCTCAGTTCTGTTCTCCAAAAAGAACCCGAAGACGGCTGGACCGCCCAAGAGGCCGGGCCGGCCCCCCAAAAACCGGGAGAGCCAGATGACCCCCAGCCACGGAGGCAGTCCTGTGGGGCCCCCCCAGCTCCCCATCATGGGCTCCCTACGTCAGCGCAAGCGGGGTAGGAGCCCCCGGCCCAGTTCGAGCTCAGACAGCGACAGTGATAAATCCACAGAAGACCCCCCAATGG ACTTACCAGCAAATGGCTTCAGCGGTGGAAATCAGCCAGTGAAGAAGAGTTTCTTGGTATATCGTAATGACTGCAGCCTTCCCCGGAGCAGCTCTGACTCTGAGTccagcagcagtagcagcagcagcgcTGCCTCAGACCGAACCAG CACAACACCCTCAAAACAAGGCCGGGGCAAGCCCTCCTTCTCTCGGGGCACATTCCCGGAAGATAGCAGTGAAGATACCTCAGGCACTGAGAACGAGGCCTACTCCGTGGGCACTGGCCGTGGCGTGGGCCACAGCAGTAAGTACCCTCACCTAAGGCGAGGGATGCCGGGGGCCCAGTGTCAGGGCCTTGCCAGCCCCCTGGCTGCTGATCTGCCCCCTCTCTCCCATTCCTGTGAAGTGGTAAGGAAGAGTCTAGGACGGGGAGCTGGCTGGCTGTCAGAGGATGAGGACTCGCCCTTGGATGCTCTGGACCTGGTGTGGGCCAAATGCCGAGGGTATCCGTCATACCCAGCTCTG ATAATTGATCCAAAGATGCCCCGGGAAGGTATGTTCCACCATGGGGTTCCCATCCCTGTGCCCCCACTGGAGGTGCTGAAACTTGGGGAGCAGATGACCCAGGAAGCCCGAGAGCATCTCTACCTCGTCCTCTTCTTTGACAACAAGCGAACCTG GCAGTGGCTGCCGAGAACTAAGCTGGTTCCTCTCGGCGTGAACCAGGACCTCGACAAGGAAAAGATGCTGGAGGGCCGCAAATCCAACATCCGCAAGTCAGTGCAGATTGCCTACCACAGGGCTCTGCAGCACCGCAGCAAGGTGCAGGGCGAGCAGAGCAGCGAGACCAGTGATAGTGACTGA
- the BRPF1 gene encoding peregrin isoform X4, with translation MGVDFDVKTFCHNLRATKPPYECPVETCRKVYKSYSGIEYHLYHYDHDNPPPPQQTPLRKHKKKGRQSRPANKQSPSPSEVSQSPGREVMSYAQAQRMVEVDLHGRVHRISIFDNLDVVSEDEEAPEEAPENGSNKENTETPAATPKSGKHKNKEKRKDSNHHHHHNASVSTTPKLPEVVYRELEQDTPDAPPRPTSYYRYIEKSAEELDEEVEYDMDEEDYIWLDIMNERRKTEGVSPIPQEIFEYLMDRLEKESYFESHNKGDPNALVDEDAVCCICNDGECQNSNVILFCDMCNLAVHQECYGVPYIPEGQWLCRRCLQSPSRAVDCALCPNKGGAFKQTDDGRWAHVVCALWIPEVCFANTVFLEPIDSIEHIPPARWKLTCYICKQRGSGACIQCHKANCYTAFHVTCAQQAGLYMKMEPVRETGANGTSFSVRKTAYCDIHTPPGSARRLPALSHSEGEEDEEEEEDEGKSWSSEKVKKAKAKSRIKMKKARKILAEKRAAAPVVSVPCIPPHRLSKITNRLTIQRKSQFMQRLHSYWTLKRQSRNGVPLLRRLQTHLQSQRNCDQVGRDSEDKNWALKEQLKSWQRLRHDLERARLLVELIRKREKLKRETIKVQQIAMEMQLTPFLILLRKTLEQLQEKDTGNIFSEPVPLSEVTELDEVPDYLDHIKKPMDFFTMKQNLEAYRYLNFDDFEEDFNLIVSNCLKYNAKDTIFYRAAVRLREQGGAVLRQARRQAEKMGIDFETGMHIPHSLAGDEAPQHTEDAEEERLVLLENQKHLPVEEQLKLLLERLDEVNASKQSVGRSRRAKMIKKEMTALRRKLAHQRETGRDGPERHGPTSRGSLTPHPASCDKDGQTDSAAEESSSQETSKGLGPNMSSTPAHEVGRRTSVLFSKKNPKTAGPPKRPGRPPKNRESQMTPSHGGSPVGPPQLPIMGSLRQRKRGRSPRPSSSSDSDSDKSTEDPPMDLPANGFSGGNQPVKKSFLVYRNDCSLPRSSSDSESSSSSSSSAASDRTSTTPSKQGRGKPSFSRGTFPEDSSEDTSGTENEAYSVGTGRGVGHSMVRKSLGRGAGWLSEDEDSPLDALDLVWAKCRGYPSYPALIIDPKMPREGMFHHGVPIPVPPLEVLKLGEQMTQEAREHLYLVLFFDNKRTWQWLPRTKLVPLGVNQDLDKEKMLEGRKSNIRKSVQIAYHRALQHRSKVQGEQSSETSDSD, from the exons ATGGGGGTGGACTTTGATGTGAAGACTTTCTGCCACAACTTGCGGGCAACTAAGCCACCGTATGAGTGCCCTGTGGAGACCTGCCGCAAGGTCTACAAGAGTTACAGTGGTATTGAGTACCACCTATATCACTATGACCACGACAACCCACCACCCCCGCAGCAGACTCCACTCCGCAAGCACAAGAAGAAGGGGCGCCAATCACGCCCAGCCAACAAGCAGTCGCCCAGCCCCTCAGAGGTATCCCAGTCACCGGGCCGTGAGGTGATGAGCTACGCACAGGCCCAACGCATGGTGGAGGTGGACCTGCACGGCCGTGTCCACCGCATCAGCATTTTTGACAACTTGGATGTGGTGTCAGAGGATGAGGAGGCCCCTGAGGAGGCTCCTGAGAATGGCAGCAACAAGGAGAACACTGAAACACCAGCCGCTACTCCCAAGTCAGGCAAGCATAAGAACAAGGAGAAGCGCAAGGACTccaaccatcaccatcaccataatGCTTCTGTGAGCACCACTCCCAAGCTACCAGAGGTGGTATACCGAGAGTTGGAGCAGGACACCCCTGATGCCCCACCCCGGCCAACTTCCTATTACCG GTACATTGAGAAGTCGGCAGAGGAGCTGGACGAGGAAGTAGAGTATGACATGGACGAAGAGGACTACATCTGGTTGGATATCATGAATGAGCGGCGGAAGACAGAGGGTGTGAGTCCCATCCCACAGGAGATCTTTGAGTACTTAATGGACCGTCTGGAAAAGGAGTCCTACTTTGAAAGCCACAATAAAGGTGACCCCAATGCACTAGTGGACGAGGATGCCGTGTGCTGTATCTGTAATGATGGTGAGTGCCAGAACAGCAATGTCATCCTGTTCTGTGACATGTGCAACTTGGCTGTGCACCAGGAGTGCTATGGTGTCCCCTACATCCCTGAGGGCCAGTGGCTGTGCCGCCGCTGCCTACAGTCACCCTCCCGCGCTGTGGATTGTGCCCTGTGCCCCAACAAGGGTGGTGCCTTCAAGCAGACAGATGATGGGCGCTGGGCCCATGTGGTGTGTGCCCTGTGGATCCCTGAAGTCTGCTTCGCCAACACAGTCTTCCTGGAGCCTATCGACAGCATTGAGCACATCCCGCCAGCTCGCTGGAAGCTGACCTGCTATATTTGCAAACAGCGGGGCTCAGGGGCCTGCATCCAGTGCCACAAGGCCAACTGCTACACAGCCTTCCACGTGACATGTGCCCAGCAGGCTGGCCTTTACATGAAGATGGAGCCTGTGCGGGAGACAGGTGCCAACGGCACCTCTTTCAGTGTCCGCAAGACAGCCTACTGTGACATCCACACACCCCCAGGTTCGGCACGCCGCTTGCCTGCCCTATCCCACAGTGAGggtgaggaggatgaggaggaggaggaggatgagggtAAGAGTTGGAGCTCAGAGAAGGTCAAGAAGGCAAAGGCCAAGTCCCGGATCAAGATGAAGAAGGCACGGAAGATCCTGGCAGAGAAGCGAGCAGCAGCTCCTGTGGTGTCGGTGCCTTGCATCCCACCACACAG GCTCAGTAAAATCACCAACCGCCTGACCATCCAAAGGAAGAGCCAGTTCATGCAGAGGTTACACAGCTACTGGACGCTGAAACGGCAGTCCCGAAATGGAGTCCCACTGCTACGTCGCCTACAGACACACCTGCAGTCTCAGAGGAATTGTGACCAAGTCGGG AGAGATTCTGAGGATAAGAACTGGGCCCTCAAAGAACAGCTCAAGTCCTGGCAACGGCTCCGGCACGACCTAGAACGAGCTCGGCTGCTGGTGGAGCTTATCCGCAAGCGGGAGAAGCTCAAAAGGGAGACG ATCAAGGTCCAGCAGATCGCCATGGAGATGCAGCTGACCCCTTTCCTCATCCTCCTTCGCAAAACCTTGGAGCAGCTCCAAGAAAAGGACACAGGCAACATCTTCAGCGAGCCGGTCCCTCTGTCTGAGGTAACCGAATTGGACGAA GTACCTGACTACCTAGACCACATCAAAAAGCCCATGGACTTTTTCACCATGAAGCAGAACTTGGAGGCTTACCGCTACCTGAACTTTGATGATTTTGAGGAGGACTTCAACCTTATCGTCAGCAACTGCCTCAAGTATAACGCCAAGGATACCATCTTCTACCGGGCAGCAGTGCGGCTCCGTGAACAGGGTGGCGCTGTGCTCCGCCAGGCCCGGCGCCAGGCAGAAAAAATGGGCATTGACTTTGAGACGGGCATGCATATCCCCCACAGCCTGGCtggagatgaagccccacaaCACACTGAAGATG CAGAGGAAGAGCGGCTGGTCCTGCTGGAGAACCAGAAGCATCTGCCAGTGGAAGAGCAGCTAAAGTTGTTGCTGGAGCGGCTGGATGAGGTGAATGCCAGCAAGCAGAGCGTGGGCCGTTCACGGCGTGCAAAGATGATCAAGAAAGAGATGACGGCACTGCGGCGAAAGCTTGCCCACCAGAGGGAAACTGGAAGGGATGGGCCTGAGCGGCACGGCCCCACGAGCCGGGGCAGTCTGACACCTCACCCGGCATCCTGTGACAAGGATGGGCAGACAGACAGTGCCGCCGAGGAGAGCAGCAGCCAGGAGACAAGCAAAG gCCTGGGTCCCAACATGTCCTCAACCCCCGCACATGAGGTGGGCAGGAGAACCTCAGTTCTGTTCTCCAAAAAGAACCCGAAGACGGCTGGACCGCCCAAGAGGCCGGGCCGGCCCCCCAAAAACCGGGAGAGCCAGATGACCCCCAGCCACGGAGGCAGTCCTGTGGGGCCCCCCCAGCTCCCCATCATGGGCTCCCTACGTCAGCGCAAGCGGGGTAGGAGCCCCCGGCCCAGTTCGAGCTCAGACAGCGACAGTGATAAATCCACAGAAGACCCCCCAATGG ACTTACCAGCAAATGGCTTCAGCGGTGGAAATCAGCCAGTGAAGAAGAGTTTCTTGGTATATCGTAATGACTGCAGCCTTCCCCGGAGCAGCTCTGACTCTGAGTccagcagcagtagcagcagcagcgcTGCCTCAGACCGAACCAG CACAACACCCTCAAAACAAGGCCGGGGCAAGCCCTCCTTCTCTCGGGGCACATTCCCGGAAGATAGCAGTGAAGATACCTCAGGCACTGAGAACGAGGCCTACTCCGTGGGCACTGGCCGTGGCGTGGGCCACAGCA TGGTAAGGAAGAGTCTAGGACGGGGAGCTGGCTGGCTGTCAGAGGATGAGGACTCGCCCTTGGATGCTCTGGACCTGGTGTGGGCCAAATGCCGAGGGTATCCGTCATACCCAGCTCTG ATAATTGATCCAAAGATGCCCCGGGAAGGTATGTTCCACCATGGGGTTCCCATCCCTGTGCCCCCACTGGAGGTGCTGAAACTTGGGGAGCAGATGACCCAGGAAGCCCGAGAGCATCTCTACCTCGTCCTCTTCTTTGACAACAAGCGAACCTG GCAGTGGCTGCCGAGAACTAAGCTGGTTCCTCTCGGCGTGAACCAGGACCTCGACAAGGAAAAGATGCTGGAGGGCCGCAAATCCAACATCCGCAAGTCAGTGCAGATTGCCTACCACAGGGCTCTGCAGCACCGCAGCAAGGTGCAGGGCGAGCAGAGCAGCGAGACCAGTGATAGTGACTGA